A stretch of DNA from Aspergillus flavus chromosome 3, complete sequence:
CTTAGTGCAATAtatcaaagagaagaaggcgaacaaAGCGAAGGATAGTTCCAATAAATCCTCGAAGCACGCCAAAGCCGATAAGGAGACCAAGGCGGAAAAGGTCCAAGCAAAGAAACTACTACAACGGCCCGATAAGGAAACGGCACAGGCCCcagagaaaaatgaaaagaaagccaaggcgGATAAAGCCACCAAGGAAGCTGTGAGGGTAGCGAACAAACAGGCTGCCAATGTCGCCAAACAAGCCGCGAAGGCCTCCGCGGCACAGAGTTCGCCCAAGGACCCCGGTCAGTCTACCCCAGCCACGGAGCGCAGACGGGAACGAGGAAGCATTGCGGCTGCAGCCAAGATCCTCCAGCGAGACTTGGGCCTGGCACCAGCTGGCAGTCGTCGCAAAGGGGGCAAGAGCGGTTCGGCGGAGACGGACGCATCCAAAGCTGAAGCGACGAGTTCCGAGTCGGGCAAGAAAGAGACCCCTCCGAGATCATCGAGAGGAGGCGCCTCGTCACAGAACGCCAAGGTCAAGGGAAATGTGCCACAGCCCAATGAGCCGACATCCCAGTCCGAAGCGAACACACCTCCCGCTAGCACTACGCCTACCTCAGGCAAATCATCGAAATCGAAAGGGAAACAGGCACCGCCCGCAGCCTCTACAGCGACACAAGCTTTCCTCAAGCATGCCAATCCCTCGCAGGGGGTGACGGAGCCATTGTTAGAAGCGGCATTTAAGACGTTCGGCAAAGTCGTGAAGGTGGAGATTGATAAGAAGAAGGGCTTTGGATATATTGATTTCGCAGAGCCGGACGGACTACAAAAGGCGATCGCCGCCAGCCCTGTGTCGGTCGCCCAAAGTCAAGTTGTGGTGCTGGAACGCAAGATTAACCCTGGTGGAGAGAAGGGCCGTGGCAAGAATCGCAATGAGCCTCAACCTACCAACGCTGGTGGCAACAATaacagcaacaacaccaaTGCGAACGGTGGTCGTGGGGGTAAATCAAATGAGGGTGGCTCGGGATCGTCGCGTGGACGTGGCGGGCGATCGAAGAaaggcggtggtggtggtgctaAGGGAAGCGGTGGAGGTAACGCCAATGCGAATGCGCCTGCCAAGGACGCTAAGTAATATTCATGAACTGTCATGTTGTAAGAACCATAGATACCCTTTGAGGAATGAGACGTTATGATAGACCTGGAAACAATTCACGCAGCGACATGAAGCATCGAGGTAGGCATGAATTTGCGCATTTGTATACGGAGAGTATTGTCCAAGTTTTACGAGTGAAGTGAATCGCTACATGGGAGTCCAAAGCTGTCGTGAGTACATAGTCTACGTGAATCATTTACAATCAAGAACAAGTTCAGAGCAAATACTTTCGATTGAGTAAAATGGGTATCAAAATAGCCAAACTCCATGTCCCAATCATCTCATCACCAGCATCAAagtgaaaaaagaaaacgggAACAAAACACCTTTCAGACCTCCTCAACACCCACCAAGTCCGACCGACCGAAATCAAGACATCGAGACAAGGTAAAGATCATCACCACTCCCTGGACGAGAGGCACTCGAACAAGCTCACCGAAGCGAGTCGTTCGCAGATACCAACCGTCGAGACGGAAGTAAACACGGCTTCACTTTAGGGCATTGAGGACATAGAAGTCATCAGCAAGGGTGGAGATTCTGTAGCTCTTTAGAAGAGTTCAGAGGTGGGACGTCTACTCTAAAGTGATTCTTTGAACTGTAGGCAAGCAGGTTAGCAATCATTCTTTGTTTGGCTCATTGCTTTGTTCTGGGGTTCCCAAATGTAGGGAGGGGAGGAACTTACGTAGAGTCGCTTATTTTTCGAAATGAATGAGACTTCGCCGGTATTTATGTTGGATGACTGGCGCTAGTGCGGGCGCTAGTGGGAAGCGAGGTCATGTGTGTTTGGCTTGTTTGCCTGCGAGCTTGTTTCCAGTTCGCCAATGGAGAGTGTTGAAGAGTTTTCAAGGCTCCACTTATGTATGGCTTGGCATGTTCTATGGTGTTCGATTCTGACTGGGAATGGCAATTGGTTGACTTGGTTACTCGGAAGAGATGCTCAATTTCACCTGGTTATGTTCTTCGCATAAGACCTCTTTTTGTCTCGTGGTGGTTTATGCTATAATCCCCAGTTCCCATCGGGCCGAGTCTCGGTATGCCGATATTCATCGTAGGAGCACTCAGAATTTAGTTGCGGTCGACATGGTCATATAAGTTGAAATGAATAATAATTTTTGTCTTTAGACACTCATTTGATAAACAGTATGTCCTTGGTAACCAATGTGTAACCTGTACAGCGGACACGTATGAATGATGCAAGTGTTTGCGCAGATACTGTAATCGTCATCAGACCATGAGGGTTCCTTTCTAATCGTAATGTTCTCTTTTGCAGAATGAGCATGTATTTCTTCGATATTCGCTATGTCTGTATCTATTAGGCTTGCTTGGCTTAGTAAATTGACTTTTGTGATGGTCCGACTCGATTCCACTGCGGTCAGCATGCTCTGTACTTcgtatagatatatatcttccaATAACATTTCTCCTACAATGTGACTGGAACCCCACAAATAGACTACAGACGTAGTATCACTTGTCAACTACTAAGTCAAGAATCGAATTATCTAGAGCCGGTCACAAGCATCGAAAGCCCACCTCAGACGTAGGACTCCACAGTTATTTGAAGTGATATGTTGGTGGATGTTGAGATCCATAGCACGACTCTTATCGCTCTATCGCCAAGCTTATCAGAGAACAACTCCGCGCTGGCCAAATCGATCTCCCATATAAATGTGTAGAACCCCGATAATCTGGAGTTTGCAGCAATAAACTTAGTTTTGTATGCGAATTTGCAAGTATTGGAGTACTAAAGACTTTGATCTAACAGTACCCCAGCCTATTTAGACTGGACACGTGACTAAGAATTATCTTCAGTCCTGGCTAAATACTTCAGTAGGTTAGTAACCATAGGCGGTGAAGGGATCAGTCAGCCCGTAGGAGCGCTTCTCCGTCGCTTGCAATGCCCCGTTATTTGGAAGGTGGATGCAAGATCCTCGTAGTTTCTCAGTATCCTGAATGCGGTAGTCTCCCAGCGCACCTGCTTTGCAGGCTCCTCTCACAAGCACTTTATCAAATATGTTGGAAAGCAGTATACTGACTCTCGTTCTCTGTGAAAGTAGGGTTTCCTGATTCTGATGGTGATTTGGTGGACAACAATAGGAAGACCACGGCCACGGGTTAGGGGAATTTGTAGACTGTTTTTTGGTGAAAATTATACATTGCTCTACCACTAGCGTTAATAGTAGTGCCTGAACCCTAATAGTCATAGAGGACTTTTATTTAAGCTTTTCAATAAAGAACCTATATTATATTTGGTTCCTGTATTGCACCTGCGCCTGTGGTATTACCGCTTAACCGTAGAGCTTACCTTAAGTCAGGTGCTCGGACTAAACAGAAGAGACCAAGGCGGTCAGCAAAGCGGTAATAAAAATGACGGCATCCAGGTCAAATTCCATCCGAGCTATATTCCCAAGGCCTTCAACGAAAAGCTCTATCGTGTTATTGAAAACGCAATACATCTTCACCGATGGCCCTAAGTAATATGACGTTCGGCTGTGATGGAACATATCCTGTAATCGGTAGGCCGTCAGCTGGTCCGGGGGaataaaatactttactCCGCCTCTCTTAGCTGACGAAGCCCTTCTCGTATCCTGAACCACAGCGACGAATAAGGAGTCAGGACTAAGATGCCCGTGCAGGAGCTCATGTACTTCAGAAACTTGGCACACTAGTGGGATCATTTTTACTGGAGACTCTGACCTCCGGGTATGAATTATGTATAAACTGTTTCTCTAGTCCGTTGGAATCTCCTCGGATGGCCTGGCAGACTATCCTCGTGGCGAATAATGTGTATATTTCTTGTCCATGATCTTTAAATCGTTTGTTTGCTGCTgtaatatagttatatagtATGGCTTCGCCTAGTCCGTGGCATTATCATGTACTTAGTACAGGCACTAGCAACGCCTTCTGCGCTCTTCGTCTGAAACATAGATACATTGAATCAGCTTTGGATTTGCCTCTATGAACGAAACCGTCATAACCAATAAATTTGACAGAGCCATTACCTATATCAGGTCTCATTGCTGTAGTTGGCAGACCTTTGTAGGCCACGGCATATCATGTTGTGTGACTGTGTTCAAGTCATGTTTGATCAACGACGCCTCAGGAGCggatcaaaaagaaaaaagaaaaaaaaaaaaaaaaaaaaaaaaaaaagaaaaaggaagaagaaggaaaagaaaagaaaaagacagaGAGAAATCTTTCCCCGGAGCCGGAAGCCAGCGATTTAATGTTACCTGGTATGTTTCGTAGCAGCATATCCAAAAGGATATCGAGGATTTGAAGGTGATTGGGGCCTTGATATTAGGACACATAAGCAAATACTCTTTGGATGGGGATAGCTCACCTCACCTATGTTAGGGCTGCTAACTAAACCATCAAAATAATACCAGGGACAGATTCCTACAACGCTAGTTGACTGGGAAAGAGGACTATATAGTACCAAATCTTTTTACTGTGCCGTTGCAAGCAATGCGGGACAGTTCATTTCAGTCACACAGAAAATGATAGGTAAGGGGGCGTTAAGATTTTCAAAGAAAAATCAGCTTCTACTGTAACAGGGAAACAATTCTAAACACTAAGTGTTACCAGTAACTACATATATTgcaagtaaaagaaaagtccaGAACTGAAGGTGGAATATACAACTCTTCAGTCGCCCTATCCAAGCTGGAGAGTTGCTCGAAGTCAAATTATGATCATGAATAGCCACAATGAGCTCGCTTGACACGGTCTCACTCTCACCTTTAGTATTTTCCTCCCATGTTTCCGTTCGGTGCTTTTTCTCGGACATTCTTGATACATCTTCAAGGTAATCAGCGGCATCACGGGTTTCAGGCTGTCGACGCGCAATGTCCAATGGTGTATTATTATTGAGATCCGTTGAGTCAACATGGTAGCCATCGTCGACCAATAACTTGGCGATTTCCACGGTTCTTGCCAGATGCAGTGGCGTATGCCCTTGCTCGTTGACTGCGCTCTCCGGCCGCAATTTGCTTTCGATGAGACGACGCAGGATATCAGTTTCATTGGCTGCCGTTGCCATATGTAGCAGTGTATCACCACTTAACATGCATTTGTATGTAAGGTCAGCCCTTCCGGTGGTAATTACTTCTCGAAGCAATGCCCAGTGGTCATGTTCCGCAAGAGTCAAAGCAGGAAGATCCTGCGTATCTCTTGTTTCGCCATTGGGTGATGTGGCATTGCTCTGTAGCACCTCCATGACTTGCGTATGTTGAAGCAGGGAGGCCATCATATAAGGTGTACAGCCCCTATCGTCTGCAAGGTTGGGATCTGCGCCTAGTTCGAGCAGCACCTCTGTCACTTCACCAGCTCGTGCGCTGTTCGAAAGGCTAGCATAGTGTAGTGGTGTCAGTCCCCGTTCGTCCCGTGTATCTATGTTATAGATATGGATCTTGTTGGTCTGCGAAAGGGCCGAGTGGAGCAAGCGGATAATCTCTGGGTATCCCATTGCGCTAGCGATGTGGATAAGCTCCTTTTCAGATTCAAGGTTTAACCGCTCGCACTTGAGTAGGGTTTCAACAATATCCAGCGCGCCCAGCCTGATGGCCAATATCAGGGTCGAGTTACTGGCATTGTCTCGCACGTTTGGGCTAGCACCCTGTTGCAATAGCAATCTGACAAGCCCCTGGCACTTGTATTCCTTGTAGCGGATCTTGTTCATATGATCGCAGCGTGAAAGGTATATATTGTCTGCCACTGGGTCGAAAGTGTCGATACTAACTCCTTCCTCTGAATATACCGCAAATGATAATGCAGTAAAGCCATTCGAATCCTGAGCATTGACGTCGATTGATTTGTGGCCCAGGAACTCATCAACGAAGTCATAATGACCGTGCCCCACCGCAAGCATGAGGACTGTTCGGCTCTTCGCGCCCAATCTGGCATTGAGGTTAATATTTCCTGTCCGCAGGAGCCTTCGCACAATCTCCTGCcgtttttcctgttttccttGCAGACGTTTCGCACAAATCAATCCACACATGGCGTCAATAActgcctcctcctccactggAGTATTGTGCTTTAATAGTTCTTCCACCGTCTCGACATGGCCATTGATGCAAGCGTATCGTAAGGGGGTACGGCTGTATATATGATCACGTATGCCGACATCATGGTTCTCAGCAATCAGCAGACTGACTATATTGGTCAAACCGAACCAAGCACAAATATGAAGAACGTCCACAGCCTCATGGATCCATTCCGCAGATTCCTTCGGACCACGCTTCGCGGCTTGTCGTATGAGCCGTGCCAAATGAACAGGATGTTTGAGTAACCGAACCGCTTCCTTATCAATCTCCTGGTCATTCGCTTTGCGAACGTGGTCTCCCCAAAATCGTAGAGCGTAGGGCAGAAAGGGATACGCCGTGGGATTCTCATAATGGCTCAAAGACTGCTCGTCCTGTAGATACTTTAGGCAAGTTTTCGCCATCTCGTACTCTGCGCGCTTTAGGAATGGATGATGGTCACTCTTGGCGAGCACGGCTGGCAGGGTACCGTCGAAAAATCGTACAAAAGAGCACGACTCCTCGGCCTTGTCAATGGTGATCAGCCCGTTTGCTGACCACAGAATGAACGTCCTATCGTTTAGGGTTGACTCTATGACCTGATCTGAATGGAGGGCCAACGCATGCTGTAATTGCAATATGGTTAGATAACGACAAGCCGACATTATCAAGGCAAGTGTTGTGAATGCTATATGCAGCTCATTCTCTTTCCTGTACCTCTTGAGCTTCGCAATCCGTTCATCAACGTACGCGGTCAAACGCTTCTCTGGTATTTTGTCCAGAAAGCGAAGCACCACTTTGTCATTCTCTGGCTCCTTGCTTTCGAACAGATTTTGTAGCCAAAGCTGCGCAATGATCAAGCTGCATTGTGCTTTTCTTGCAATCTGTCGAGAAATGCGATTGACTAGGCCGGGCTTATCGCGTAGATATCGCGCAATAGGCCGGGGATTATATTTCGGCGACGGATGCACGCGCTCATCCCGTCGATCGCGACCTGTTTTCAATGCTCGACTAATCGTCTCGCGACAATATTCCTCGAGCTCGTCATTTCGTGCGCGCACCTCAATTCGAACGGTGTCATATGGCTCCTCACCATCGTGGTTCTTGGGACAGATGATTCCTTGTTTTTTGCAGTCCAGACACAAGTCAAATTGCCCATCATCGCAATCACAATGAACATACATCCCAAGGTTTTGTTTTCTGCAGTGATTGCagaaaactatttttttaacttctCGGTACCCCAGGGAGGTAGTGAGAAGGCTCAAGGGAAGGCCATCCTGAACAAGGCCCAAGGCATATTCCTTGATAAGCTCTGAAACCTCGGGGAAGCATTGGTTCAAACCGTCAACGATAAGATATACGCGTTCCTGTTTGGCTACTAAGTCCTGAAACGCTTGCTTCATAATTTCTCTAGTTGAATATGCTCCGTTGCCAAGGCCCTCGTATGCGTCTATGAGCTTCTGTGGTATATCAACGTTGGGACCGCACGAGATTAGCTGCTTTAGCATGCTACCCAGAAGGTTATCTAGTGTTTGTTTGACCCGTTTATGTTCATCATCACTTAGATATAGGTAGATGACAGGTCTTTTTAAGCCAAAAGTCTTTTGAAGGCGGTGGATCACCATAGCACAGAAGTTGGTCTGGTTGATGGAATGAATTAGTAAAAGCGATCATTACACATTGCAGGCATATCGTTCACCAGATGGCGTACCTTGCCTGTGCCGGCCTCGCCGTAACATCGAAGCTGCCAGCGGCTCCCTTTGACCCAACGCATGAATTCATCTGATTTAAGCAGCCACTTTCCTATGAATACGGATCTGCTAAGCAGATCTTCCTGCTCGGTTTTGAAATCCAACGTAGACAGCCAACCCGTAATTTCATGGCGGTATTTGGTATCCATTGCTGTGCTCATCTTATTAAACTTTTCCTTTACTTCATTCAGGTCATGCGTGACTACAATCAAGGACCTCTGTTAGCACAGCTTACTTGCCATTCGAATCAGGTGGGAATCCTGcccccttccctttctcaTCTAGATACTACGTACATTGTTCAAGAACTTGCGCCGCCGCTGTATCCCTGGCGATATCATGGGGCTGAATGACTGCTAATAGATCCTTTGCATAAGCCGCAGCAGCTACAGCAGCATATGGCTGCCATTTCTTACACTTATGAGTGTCTGCATAGTCCGAAATGCCTCGGATGGCGATGCATGGGAAGCGATCCATCAGGCCCGCCGCTTCCTTCTCGAAACACAGTACTTTTTCGGACTTGCGAAGCGCATCCCGAAACTTTGGGTCTTGCATAGTGAGGTCTGCAGATGCAATGAGCCCATAATGGATGGAGGGACCATCGTCAGGTCGCGGGTCCCGATCCACTATTTGTGTTCTGTCACAGTTGCTGCAGTCCTCGCCTTCGTCAGGATGGCGATACTCTCTCCGGAACAGCAGGTCATGCTCGCGACCCGGAAAGCCAAAATATGGGATACCCAGATCCCGGAGCTTCAAGGTCGCATCCTGTATATACTTTTTCATGTGTCCCTCCTTGAACTGATGATGTGATTGGAGTACATTTGCCGCCACGATCAAAGCAGATTTTGGTTTGTCCAGGTGTGagataattttatatccttCAGGGTACCTTTTACCAGTATCGTACTGCACAATGCCGCCTAAAACACATTTAATCACGTATTAGCCAAGTACAGTTCGATAACGTGCTCAGTGGCAGCAATGAAGCGGAGTCTAAGAACCTAGCCCATCAACGTACCATGCTCGCCCTGAGGCTTGCTgacaacaacatccccaagcCGAATATCTCTTTTCCCAACGTAGGGGTCGGGCGAGTCTGTGGCGCCCCCACCAACACCTACCAGCAACCCGAACCGGATCTGGGGAAATGTGCGAGTCATGTTCACCGCGGCGTCAGCAGCATTGGCTTTTCCTTGGCCAATAGGCCTAGCAATGACGACGTTGTGCTTCCCCATGCGGCCGACAATGTATGCATTTTCATCGCGAGGAGTAGGCGGAGGGGCGTGTAGTTCGTCTAGGAGAGCCCTGGCGGCATATTGCTCGGAGGCCAGAACACAAACCCAGCCGACTGTGTAGGCGTCAGGAGTGAGACAAATGCGATTTGGGTCGTCCATATTGCAGTTACCGTGTTGGTAACCTTGGACAAGAGTCAAAGTGAATGTGGATTATCGTGAGAGAATGGGAGAGAAGCCTGGAAAAGAGGGGGAGGACGAAGGAAAGTGAGTGATGCAACGTCTGACCGCCACTTATGAGATATGAGACAAGCAAGCCCTAGGAAGGTGTGGCCCTTTATTAGGGGTTACCAGCAATACTGAACCTTTAGGAGATtgggagggaggaaagagcaCTCCCAACTTTCTCAGAGTTCATGTTGTATGCAAGTACAGTCAGATGGGCCTACCTTACGCAGCAAGGATCGGAAATTAGTGGGATAAGCAGGCTGTGGCAGAATGAGACCGAATGAAGGCAAGATTCTGTCCTATGTCCTTATTCAGTATGGTTTCCTTTTGGGTTTCATATGTGTGTGCGAAGGTCTCCAGTAAAGCAAGGCTGAAAGCACCCTTGGGTAACGTATGAGTAATGAGTGTTCAGTATTAATCATTGAGCGTCACGTTGTTGGTCCGGTTTTAATATTGAGACTTGTCTTGGTTGAAACCAGGGCGTTTGGCTGTGGCGGACTCACCACGCGAGGCTGAGTGTCCGCTGCTCTGGCAAACGGGAGTCTATAATCCCGTCCTCCGGAGGCTTCTTGGGACCTGCCAAGGCTTTGGAAAGAGGGCACCAACCAAGGAGCGATGCAGATTGGCTATTCTAAGAGCTGAAACGTCGTGAAAAGCTGCATCAAGAAGAAATGTTCCGTGCGTCTGAGGAGGAACTATCGGAGGGTGCAAAGACATCTGCCGCCTCAGGACAAGCTATAAAAATTGACAACGAGACGTTGAGTAGACAATCAAGTAAACATTTTCAAACCAACAACAATACATTCCCAGTCAAGATTCATGTTGCGGCAGATCATCGGCACACTTGTGCTCCTGCTGATGCAGGTGCTCGCGGTGACAtcgcagcagcagccgaCATCTTCCACGACTGCTTTGACTTTCAATCCAACCAGTTGCGGTGAAATCATCAATAACGAGGGTATGTAATGAGTAAAGCAAACGGAATAATAGCTCTAGGTGCTGATTATGAGCAATATACTTAGAAGTTTCTATATTCGACGCGAGCCAAGCCCACAAATGCCTGACGAGCCTTCCGTTCCGCGCAGATATTGCCAGTCAACTTGTTCAATATGTCAACGACATGATTCAGTTCCATAGTACTCTCGCCTATTTGGCCGATCCACCACAAAGCTACCAGCAGCCGGCTGTTGACCTCATGTCCGGGTTGTCTCAGCTCCAACGCGATATTGACAATAATGTCTTCCGCAATGAATATGCCTTTGAGGCAGCTCTGAACCACTTGATCCATGCTGCCCATGATGATCATCTTGAACTCGTCGGCGGCGCACTTTCTCGATTTACATATGCAGCCCCTTACCGTATCGTGTCTGTTTCATCGGACGGGGTAGAGCTGCCCAAGGTCTATATCTCAGGTAGGTACACAGGGAGGTTCAAGATTGCAGTCGCTGACATTAGCATCTTCCAGATGATTTGCTCGCCAACGAAACGAGATACCTTCCTTGGCAGCCGTCGGCTATCAGAACCATCAACGGCCAGGATGTCGTTGAGTACCTGACGCAATTTGCTGCTGTTAACTCCTTCGGAAAGCTTGAGCCTCATGCAGATTGGAATATGTCGATGCGAAGTTCGGCATTGGAGATCCAAGGAAAGCGGGAGGCCTTCCACGGAGCTGCCACCTACCCAGGGGACTTCATTACATTCACATTCGAGAACGGTACGACGGTAGGTCCGCTTCCGTGGGAGGCTTTATTCTGCTGCAATGGGGGTGTTGGACCGCTGCAGACGGGGGACGAACTCTATGATTTTTTTGTCTTAGGCCACTATCCTGCGTCATACGACGAAAACCTGGAGGCAGACATGACGACTATCTCCAACCGAGCAGCGCCCGTCATAACTCCTTTGAACAATCCAGCAT
This window harbors:
- a CDS encoding putative nonsense-mediated mRNA decay protein Upf3; this encodes MTQTAAGKSTGGVLQIPIAATQKNTANAAAAPTPKKAPKPAAPRLKLLVRRLPPGLTQAEFEAAVGPEWKLGAGKIDWFQYKPGKVSKDPAKPSRPSRAYVHVVSSDHIIPLSNKVRQVSFTDARNTFNDPILLGPPSVEYAPYAKVPGSRVRKDARQGTIDQDPDFIAFLESLTQPITKPPTVENATDAEEKKETVTTTPLVQYIKEKKANKAKDSSNKSSKHAKADKETKAEKVQAKKLLQRPDKETAQAPEKNEKKAKADKATKEAVRVANKQAANVAKQAAKASAAQSSPKDPGQSTPATERRRERGSIAAAAKILQRDLGLAPAGSRRKGGKSGSAETDASKAEATSSESGKKETPPRSSRGGASSQNAKVKGNVPQPNEPTSQSEANTPPASTTPTSGKSSKSKGKQAPPAASTATQAFLKHANPSQGVTEPLLEAAFKTFGKVVKVEIDKKKGFGYIDFAEPDGLQKAIAASPVSVAQSQVVVLERKINPGGEKGRGKNRNEPQPTNAGGNNNSNNTNANGGRGGKSNEGGSGSSRGRGGRSKKGGGGGAKGSGGGNANANAPAKDAK
- a CDS encoding putative serine/threonine-protein kinase ripk4 yields the protein MYVHCDCDDGQFDLCLDCKKQGIICPKNHDGEEPYDTVRIEVRARNDELEEYCRETISRALKTGRDRRDERVHPSPKYNPRPIARYLRDKPGLVNRISRQIARKAQCSLIIAQLWLQNLFESKEPENDKVVLRFLDKIPEKRLTAYVDERIAKLKRYRKENELHIAFTTLALIMSACRYLTILQLQHALALHSDQVIESTLNDRTFILWSANGLITIDKAEESCSFVRFFDGTLPAVLAKSDHHPFLKRAEYEMAKTCLKYLQDEQSLSHYENPTAYPFLPYALRFWGDHVRKANDQEIDKEAVRLLKHPVHLARLIRQAAKRGPKESAEWIHEAVDVLHICAWFGLTNIVSLLIAENHDVGIRDHIYSRTPLRYACINGHVETVEELLKHNTPVEEEAVIDAMCGLICAKRLQGKQEKRQEIVRRLLRTGNINLNARLGAKSRTVLMLAVGHGHYDFVDEFLGHKSIDVNAQDSNGFTALSFAVYSEEGVSIDTFDPVADNIYLSRCDHMNKIRYKEYKCQGLVRLLLQQGASPNVRDNASNSTLILAIRLGALDIVETLLKCERLNLESEKELIHIASAMGYPEIIRLLHSALSQTNKIHIYNIDTRDERGLTPLHYASLSNSARAGEVTEVLLELGADPNLADDRGCTPYMMASLLQHTQVMEVLQSNATSPNGETRDTQDLPALTLAEHDHWALLREVITTGRADLTYKCMLSANETDILRRLIESKLRPESAVNEQGHTPLHLARTVEIAKLLVDDGYHVDSTDLNNNTPLDIARRQPETHVSRMSEKKHRTETWEENTKGESETVSSELIVAIHDHNLTSSNSPAWIGRLKSCIFHLQFWTFLLLAIYVVTGNT